The following proteins are encoded in a genomic region of Rhizobium sp. CCGE531:
- a CDS encoding ATP-dependent Clp protease proteolytic subunit has translation MNDEDEQEDKKTELPLGKDAEANLFKSRSIFIYGGITQELALKVCSQLVALAAASDEDIRIYVNSPGGHVESGDSIHDMIKFIKPKVWMIGTGWVASAGALIYVSAPKERRICLPNTRFLLHQPSGGTRGMASDIEIQAREIIKMNERLNKIFSEATGQPIEKIAKDTDRDYWLSAEEAKAYGLVSRIVISQADI, from the coding sequence ATGAACGACGAAGACGAACAGGAAGACAAGAAGACCGAGCTGCCTTTGGGCAAGGACGCGGAGGCGAATCTTTTCAAGTCGCGTTCGATCTTCATCTATGGCGGCATCACGCAGGAACTGGCGCTGAAGGTCTGCTCGCAGCTCGTAGCACTTGCCGCCGCCAGCGACGAAGACATCCGCATCTATGTGAACTCGCCCGGCGGCCACGTCGAGTCAGGCGATTCCATTCATGACATGATCAAGTTCATCAAGCCGAAGGTCTGGATGATCGGCACGGGTTGGGTCGCTTCCGCCGGTGCGCTGATCTATGTCTCTGCTCCGAAGGAGCGCCGCATTTGCCTGCCGAACACGCGCTTCCTGCTGCATCAACCGTCCGGCGGCACGCGCGGCATGGCCTCCGACATCGAAATCCAGGCACGCGAGATCATCAAGATGAACGAGCGCCTGAACAAAATCTTCTCGGAAGCCACCGGCCAGCCGATCGAAAAGATCGCCAAGGACACTGACCGCGACTACTGGCTCTCCGCCGAGGAAGCCAAGGCCTACGGCCTGGTCTCGCGCATCGTGATCTCCCAGGCGGATATCTGA
- a CDS encoding DUF2076 domain-containing protein produces MSPEERQLLTSLFDRVRTASNTQRDADAEAFINQTVRDQPYAPYFLAQAVIMQEQGMKAAADRIQQLEARVHELEQQGADNHPQGQSGGFLGGIGSLFGGGQQQRTAAPQGGNPQQQGRLYDDYARNAPQPQPGPWASQPQPQPSGPWSQQAAAPSAGGSFLRGALGTAAGVAGGVMLAESLSSLFSPHLGGTAASSGLGGLFGGTAAANPAEQPVQETIINNNYFGNDDNSDQNDQSAADYAQDAAQDAQDDANDDSFDNSGDDSSFA; encoded by the coding sequence ATGTCGCCTGAAGAACGTCAATTGCTCACCTCTCTCTTCGATCGCGTCCGCACGGCATCCAATACCCAGCGCGACGCCGATGCTGAGGCCTTTATCAACCAGACGGTCCGCGACCAGCCCTATGCGCCCTATTTCCTGGCGCAGGCCGTCATCATGCAGGAACAGGGCATGAAGGCGGCCGCCGATCGCATCCAGCAGCTTGAGGCGCGCGTGCACGAGCTCGAGCAGCAAGGCGCCGACAATCATCCGCAGGGCCAGAGCGGTGGCTTCCTGGGCGGGATAGGCTCGCTCTTCGGCGGCGGCCAGCAACAGCGCACCGCCGCTCCGCAGGGCGGCAATCCGCAACAGCAGGGCCGCCTTTATGACGATTATGCCCGCAACGCGCCTCAGCCTCAGCCCGGCCCCTGGGCAAGCCAGCCGCAGCCGCAGCCGTCAGGCCCATGGAGCCAGCAGGCAGCGGCCCCTTCGGCCGGCGGTAGCTTCCTGCGCGGTGCGCTTGGCACGGCAGCCGGCGTCGCCGGCGGCGTGATGCTGGCGGAATCGCTCTCCAGCCTCTTCAGCCCGCATCTCGGCGGCACGGCGGCAAGCAGTGGTCTCGGCGGCCTCTTCGGCGGCACGGCGGCAGCCAACCCAGCCGAACAGCCCGTTCAGGAAACAATCATCAACAACAACTATTTCGGCAATGACGACAATAGCGATCAGAATGATCAGAGCGCGGCCGATTACGCCCAGGACGCTGCCCAGGACGCTCAGGACGACGCCAATGACGATTCGTTCGACAACAGCGGCGACGACAGCTCGTTTGCTTGA
- the queF gene encoding preQ(1) synthase: protein MPKTDVSGLSMLGNQTETARNPEEAVLEKVPSGHAGTDYVVRFTAPEFTSLCPITGQPDFAHIVIDYIPNEWLVESKSLKLFLHSFRNHGAFHEDCSIYIAKRLVDLLQPKWLRIGAYWYPRGGIPIDVFWQTGKPPEGVWLPDQGVQPYRGRG, encoded by the coding sequence ATGCCAAAGACCGATGTGTCCGGCCTGTCGATGCTCGGCAACCAGACGGAAACCGCCAGAAATCCCGAAGAAGCGGTTCTGGAGAAGGTGCCGTCCGGCCACGCCGGTACCGATTATGTCGTGCGCTTCACCGCGCCCGAATTCACTTCGCTCTGCCCGATAACGGGACAGCCCGATTTTGCCCATATCGTCATCGACTACATTCCGAACGAGTGGCTGGTGGAATCGAAGTCGCTGAAGCTTTTCCTACATTCCTTCCGCAATCACGGCGCATTCCACGAGGATTGCTCGATCTATATCGCAAAGCGGCTGGTGGATCTGCTGCAGCCGAAGTGGCTCCGCATCGGCGCCTACTGGTATCCGCGCGGCGGCATTCCGATCGATGTTTTCTGGCAGACCGGCAAGCCGCCGGAAGGCGTCTGGCTGCCGGATCAGGGTGTGCAGCCCTATCGCGGCCGAGGCTGA